Part of the Catalinimonas alkaloidigena genome is shown below.
GTGATCCTCACTTCTGATAATCCCAGAAGCGAAGACCCTGAGCAGATTATTGAAGATATGCGTGCCGGAGTAAGTGCTGCGAATTACAAAAAGGTACTATCGATTACAAACCGTAAGGAAGCAATAAGAACTGCCTGTATGATGGCACAGGCAATGGATATTGTATTGGTTGCGGGGAAAGGGCATGAAACTTATCAGGAAATCAATGGGGTAAAACATGACTTTGATGATTTTCAGGTGATTGAGGAAGTATTTAATCAAATGCAAAAGGGCAAATAGCACTGAGCTAAAAGCCAAAAGAGACTATGCTGTATTATCTGTTTGACTATCTGAATCGTGAGTTCGACTTACCAGGAGCCGGAGTTTTCCAATTTCTCTCCTTCAGGGCAGGAATGTCTATACTTTTTTCATTGATTATCACGATCACTTTCGGTAAGCAACTTATCAATCTGCTCCAAAAGAAACAGGTGGGGGAAGAAATCCGGGATTTGGGGCTGGAAGGACAGTTACAGAAAAAAGGAACCCCTACAATGGGTGGACTGATTATCCTGGCAGCGATCATCATCCCTACCTTGCTCTTTGCCCGCCTGGAAAATATCTACGTCATTCTAGCTTTGGTTGTAACCGTATGGATGGGGTTAGTAGGGTTTCTTGATGATTACATCAAAGTATTCAGAAAAAATAAAGAGGGCCTTGCCGGAAAGTTCAAGATTGTAGGACAGGTAGGTGTTGGCCTGATCGTAGGATCAACGCTTTTTTTCCATGAGGATGTCGTAGTTCGTGAGTTTGACGAAAGTGTTCTGGAAATGTTTTCCTCGTCTGATAATCCTGCCTTGGATATTCCAGAATCTGCTTATGAGGATATTAAAACTACCCAGACTACTATCCCTTTTGTCAAGGGCAATGAGGCCGACTATGACAATCTTATATCTTTCGTCACATTTGGCCTTATAAATATAGATGACCGCTTTACCTGGATCATCTACTTAGCGGTAGTCACTTTTATCGTCACGGCCGTCTCCAATGGAGCCAATATTACGGATGGGATAGATGGCTTGGCAGCAGGCTCCTCAGCGATTATTGGACTTGCACTGGCTATCTTTATATATGTGTCGGGTAACTTGCGCTTTTCGCAGTATCTCAACATCATGTATATACCTGATCTGGGAGAGTTAGTAATATTTACCACGGCTTTTGTAGGGGCATGTATCGGTTTTTTGTGGTACAATTCTTTTCCTGCTCAGGTATTTATGGGAGACACAGGCAGCCTTGCCATTGGCGGAATTATAGCGGTACTGGCGCTTGCTGTAAGAAAGGAAATTCTGATTCCTTTGATGTGCGGCATCTTTGTGATAGAAAATCTTTCTGTCATTATGCAAGTGTC
Proteins encoded:
- the mraY gene encoding phospho-N-acetylmuramoyl-pentapeptide-transferase; protein product: MLYYLFDYLNREFDLPGAGVFQFLSFRAGMSILFSLIITITFGKQLINLLQKKQVGEEIRDLGLEGQLQKKGTPTMGGLIILAAIIIPTLLFARLENIYVILALVVTVWMGLVGFLDDYIKVFRKNKEGLAGKFKIVGQVGVGLIVGSTLFFHEDVVVREFDESVLEMFSSSDNPALDIPESAYEDIKTTQTTIPFVKGNEADYDNLISFVTFGLINIDDRFTWIIYLAVVTFIVTAVSNGANITDGIDGLAAGSSAIIGLALAIFIYVSGNLRFSQYLNIMYIPDLGELVIFTTAFVGACIGFLWYNSFPAQVFMGDTGSLAIGGIIAVLALAVRKEILIPLMCGIFVIENLSVIMQVSYFKYTKKKYGEGRRIFRMSPLHHHYQKGGLHEAKIVTRFWLVGLMLAILTLVTLKIR